From Streptomyces griseorubiginosus, one genomic window encodes:
- the gcvH gene encoding glycine cleavage system protein GcvH gives MSNPQQLRYSKEHEWLSGAEDGVSTVGITEHAANALGDVVFVQLPEVGDTVTAGETCGELESTKSVSDLYSPVSGEVTEVNEDVVSDPALVNSAPFEGGWLFKVRVAEEPADLLSADEYTAFSAG, from the coding sequence ATGAGCAACCCCCAGCAGCTGCGCTACAGCAAGGAGCACGAGTGGCTGTCGGGCGCCGAGGACGGCGTCTCGACGGTCGGCATCACGGAGCACGCGGCCAACGCGCTCGGCGATGTCGTCTTCGTCCAGCTCCCCGAGGTCGGTGACACGGTGACCGCGGGCGAGACCTGCGGCGAGCTGGAGTCGACCAAGTCGGTCTCCGACCTGTACTCCCCCGTCTCCGGTGAGGTCACCGAGGTCAACGAGGACGTCGTCAGCGACCCGGCGCTGGTGAACTCCGCACCCTTCGAGGGCGGCTGGCTGTTCAAGGTACGCGTCGCGGAGGAGCCGGCCGACCTGCTCTCCGCCGACGAGTACACCGCCTTTTCCGCCGGCTGA
- a CDS encoding Imm1 family immunity protein → MITAFDHLGETRRIDGPEDVSRSLDEVFSTAPGAETHVKAEWVFLEDEGDQTPISMLEVSANMQNGLGGVVWFAGWDDARRFKKDPDDQQDDLGDHFWLSDTDNPPNSDPEVMSDHYSPLYFDPRCVLPIVEIRKVVEEYCRIQGNRPAGINWVAGTQGGSRYTTDA, encoded by the coding sequence ATGATCACCGCATTCGACCATCTCGGTGAGACTCGCCGGATCGATGGCCCTGAAGACGTCTCAAGATCCCTTGACGAGGTGTTCAGCACCGCCCCGGGTGCGGAAACTCATGTGAAGGCAGAGTGGGTGTTTCTGGAGGATGAAGGCGACCAGACGCCAATCAGCATGCTAGAGGTCAGCGCCAATATGCAAAATGGTCTTGGTGGCGTGGTCTGGTTCGCTGGATGGGATGATGCCAGGAGATTCAAGAAGGACCCAGACGACCAGCAAGACGACTTGGGAGATCACTTCTGGCTGTCCGACACCGATAATCCTCCGAACTCCGATCCTGAAGTAATGTCGGATCACTACAGCCCGCTATATTTCGATCCGCGTTGCGTTCTCCCGATCGTGGAAATTCGTAAAGTGGTCGAGGAATACTGTCGAATTCAGGGAAACCGGCCCGCAGGAATCAATTGGGTTGCTGGTACGCAGGGTGGCAGTCGGTACACGACCGACGCCTAG
- a CDS encoding L-serine ammonia-lyase codes for MAISVFDLFSIGIGPSSSHTVGPMRAARMFARRLRNEDLLPSVASVRCELYGSLGATGHGHGTPKAVLLGLEGASPRTVDVATADDRVAEIRSEGLLKLLGEHEIAFSFDDDLVLHRRKALPYHANGMTVWAYDASGAELLSKTYYSVGGGFVVDEDAVGEDRIKLDDTVLKYPFRTGDELLRLTKETGLSISSLMLENERAWRTEDEIRAGLLEIWRVMRACVSRGMSQEGILPGGLRVRRRAAMTARQLRAEGDALAHSMEWITLYAMAVNEENAAGGRVVTAPTNGAAGIIPAVLHYYMNFVPGADEDGVVRFLLSAGAIGMLFKENASISGAEVGCQGEVGSACSMAAGALAEVLGGSPEQVENAAEIGMEHNLGLTCDPVGGLVQIPCIERNGMAAVKAVTAARMALRGDGSHKVSLDKVIKTMKDTGADMSVKYKETARGGLAVNIIEC; via the coding sequence GTGGCCATCTCGGTCTTCGACCTGTTCTCGATCGGCATAGGCCCGTCGAGCTCCCACACGGTCGGCCCGATGCGCGCGGCCCGTATGTTCGCCCGCCGCCTGCGCAACGAGGACCTGCTGCCGTCGGTCGCCTCCGTCCGCTGCGAGCTGTACGGCTCCCTGGGCGCGACCGGCCATGGTCACGGCACCCCGAAGGCGGTGCTGCTGGGACTCGAGGGGGCGTCTCCTCGTACGGTCGACGTGGCGACGGCGGACGACAGAGTGGCCGAGATCCGGTCCGAGGGGCTGCTGAAGCTGCTCGGCGAGCACGAGATCGCCTTCTCCTTCGACGACGACCTGGTGCTGCACCGGCGCAAGGCGCTCCCGTACCACGCGAACGGCATGACGGTGTGGGCGTACGACGCCTCGGGCGCCGAGCTCCTGTCGAAGACGTACTACTCGGTGGGCGGCGGCTTCGTCGTGGACGAGGACGCGGTCGGCGAGGACCGCATCAAGCTCGACGACACGGTGCTGAAGTACCCCTTCCGCACGGGTGACGAGCTGCTGCGCCTGACCAAGGAGACCGGCCTGTCGATCTCCTCGCTGATGCTGGAGAACGAGCGGGCCTGGCGCACGGAGGACGAGATCCGGGCCGGGCTCCTGGAGATCTGGCGCGTGATGCGGGCCTGTGTGTCCCGGGGCATGTCCCAGGAGGGCATCCTGCCGGGCGGTCTGCGGGTGCGTCGGCGGGCCGCCATGACGGCCCGTCAACTGCGGGCGGAGGGGGACGCGTTGGCCCACTCCATGGAGTGGATCACGCTGTACGCGATGGCGGTCAACGAGGAGAACGCGGCCGGCGGCCGGGTGGTGACCGCCCCGACGAACGGCGCGGCCGGCATCATCCCCGCGGTCCTGCACTACTACATGAACTTCGTGCCCGGCGCGGACGAGGACGGCGTGGTCCGCTTCCTCCTCTCGGCCGGTGCCATCGGCATGCTCTTCAAGGAGAACGCCTCCATCTCCGGCGCCGAGGTCGGCTGCCAGGGCGAGGTCGGCTCCGCCTGCTCGATGGCCGCGGGCGCGCTGGCAGAGGTCCTGGGCGGCTCCCCCGAACAGGTCGAGAACGCGGCCGAGATCGGCATGGAGCACAACCTGGGCCTGACCTGCGACCCGGTCGGCGGGCTGGTCCAGATCCCCTGCATCGAGCGCAACGGCATGGCCGCGGTGAAGGCGGTCACGGCGGCGAGGATGGCGCTGCGGGGGGACGGCTCGCACAAGGTGTCCCTCGACAAGGTCATCAAGACCATGAAGGACACCGGGGCGGACATGAGCGTGAAGTACAAGGAGACGGCTCGGGGCGGGCTGGCGGTGAACATCATCGAGTGCTGA
- a CDS encoding S53 family peptidase: MAKRAHAAPGRPEHAAVKTGRRPRVITAASAAAVALFVLTATAQGAVAQGGTAGSNPPKRIGAAPRVPAGATVTGTTASGTRLHLSVNLAPRDPRSLADFVTAVSTPGNAQYHHYLAKGQFASVFGPTQATVAGVSRALKAAGLTPGKVSPDGLSIPVTATAAQASHAFGTGFRNVRLKDGTTDYLNTSAPALPANVASSVTGIVGLSSINTISSHHSAVRRTSRHTSATASAVSGRGASAATADGYTPALCADFTGSGLTDGTDYYSPGKLAGAYGMTSSATAGAGQTVAVFELENVDAASIAAYQSCVGTNTPVSHVYVDTTSGAGAPATDGSVGVESALDIEDLIGLVPGASVIDYQGPDAESATDQNVLDVYQRMVTDDQAQVISTSWGECEAVESSATANAENTVFAEAAAQGQSVVAASGDDGSSDCYRATGSTAKAVDDPASQPYVTGVGGTTMTTSGSTSTQTTWGNAYGGTGGGVSSRWAPVVYQGGVATTTKRAVPDVSALADPADGYPVYFQDDSESAAPVPGIVGGTSAAAPTWAAAIVQANAGTACQANGRVGFLNNALYRAARGSYPTDFWDVTSGNNSVYATGYTATAGYDEVTGLGSPREAGLTSALCPAQGTAATGASTFHALSSPKRLLDTRNGTGWGLSSVPSTKPLVAGGTAPVKIEGAGGIPSSGVTAVVLNLTVTGTTGSGSLIAWADGTSKPSTSNLNWTGASQTIAASATVKVAADGVVDLYTSSTTHLIADVQGYWTSGTTGSKYTALTPARLLDTRSKVGISTTSKITNAVISLKVRGHGGVPTGATSVVLNLTATQTVGGGYLEAYPEGATRPTASNVNWSATGTTIPNLVIVPIGSDGNVSIYVHGTSHVIADVSGYFSTSGATFQTVTPLRLLDTRQTTALGSGKTLAVQISGRDAIPSTGVKAVVLTVTVTGTTGSGYLTAWADGGSRPTASNLNWAQGKTIANQVIVPVGSDGKVDFYTNSTTNVIADVAGYIS, from the coding sequence ATGGCCAAGAGGGCCCACGCCGCGCCGGGACGTCCCGAGCACGCGGCGGTCAAGACCGGCAGACGGCCGAGAGTGATCACGGCGGCGTCCGCCGCCGCCGTCGCTCTGTTCGTCCTCACCGCGACCGCCCAGGGCGCGGTCGCCCAGGGGGGAACGGCCGGATCGAACCCACCGAAGCGAATAGGGGCGGCACCGCGTGTCCCGGCGGGTGCGACGGTCACTGGCACGACCGCGTCGGGAACCCGGCTGCACCTCAGCGTGAACCTGGCCCCGCGTGACCCCCGGTCGCTCGCGGACTTCGTCACCGCGGTGTCCACACCGGGGAACGCCCAGTACCACCACTACCTCGCCAAGGGGCAGTTCGCCTCGGTCTTCGGTCCTACGCAGGCCACCGTCGCGGGAGTCTCCCGGGCGTTGAAGGCGGCCGGTCTGACCCCCGGCAAGGTGAGCCCGGACGGCCTGTCTATCCCGGTGACCGCCACCGCCGCGCAGGCGTCCCACGCCTTCGGCACCGGCTTCCGCAACGTCCGGCTCAAGGACGGCACCACCGACTACCTCAACACCTCGGCCCCCGCGCTGCCCGCGAACGTGGCCTCCTCGGTGACCGGGATCGTCGGCCTCAGCAGCATCAACACCATCAGCAGCCACCACTCCGCGGTGCGTCGCACCAGCAGGCACACCTCCGCCACCGCCTCGGCCGTCTCCGGACGCGGTGCGAGCGCGGCGACCGCCGACGGGTACACCCCGGCACTCTGCGCCGACTTCACCGGCTCGGGCCTGACCGACGGCACCGACTACTACAGCCCCGGCAAGCTGGCCGGCGCCTACGGGATGACCAGCTCCGCCACCGCCGGTGCGGGGCAGACCGTGGCCGTGTTCGAGCTGGAGAACGTCGACGCCGCCAGCATCGCCGCCTACCAGTCCTGCGTCGGCACCAACACCCCGGTGTCCCACGTGTACGTCGACACGACGTCGGGTGCCGGTGCGCCGGCCACCGACGGATCCGTCGGCGTGGAGTCCGCGCTCGACATCGAGGACCTGATCGGTCTGGTGCCCGGCGCGAGCGTCATCGACTACCAGGGCCCGGACGCCGAGTCCGCGACCGACCAGAACGTGCTCGACGTCTACCAGCGGATGGTCACCGACGACCAGGCGCAGGTCATCTCCACCAGCTGGGGTGAGTGCGAGGCGGTCGAGAGCAGCGCGACCGCGAACGCCGAGAACACCGTCTTCGCGGAGGCCGCCGCCCAGGGGCAGAGCGTGGTCGCCGCCTCGGGCGACGACGGTTCCAGCGACTGCTACCGGGCGACCGGCTCCACGGCCAAGGCCGTCGACGACCCCGCCAGCCAGCCCTACGTCACCGGGGTCGGCGGCACCACGATGACCACCTCGGGCAGCACCAGCACCCAGACGACCTGGGGCAACGCTTACGGCGGCACCGGCGGCGGTGTCTCCTCGCGCTGGGCGCCCGTCGTCTACCAGGGCGGTGTCGCCACCACCACCAAGCGGGCCGTCCCGGACGTCTCCGCCCTGGCGGACCCGGCCGACGGATACCCGGTCTACTTCCAGGACGACAGCGAGTCCGCCGCCCCCGTGCCCGGCATCGTCGGCGGCACCAGTGCCGCGGCCCCGACCTGGGCCGCCGCGATCGTCCAGGCCAACGCCGGCACGGCCTGCCAGGCCAACGGGCGGGTCGGCTTCCTCAACAACGCCCTCTACCGGGCCGCGCGCGGCAGCTACCCGACGGACTTCTGGGACGTCACCAGCGGCAACAACTCCGTCTACGCCACCGGCTACACGGCCACGGCCGGCTACGACGAGGTGACCGGCCTGGGCTCGCCCAGGGAGGCCGGCCTGACCTCCGCCCTGTGCCCGGCCCAGGGCACCGCGGCCACCGGCGCCTCCACCTTCCACGCGCTCAGCAGCCCCAAGCGCCTGCTGGACACCCGCAACGGCACCGGCTGGGGCCTCAGTTCCGTCCCGAGCACCAAGCCCCTGGTCGCGGGCGGCACCGCCCCGGTCAAGATCGAGGGCGCCGGGGGCATCCCCAGCAGCGGCGTGACGGCCGTCGTGCTCAACCTGACGGTCACCGGCACCACCGGCTCGGGTTCGCTGATCGCCTGGGCCGACGGCACCAGCAAGCCGTCGACCAGCAACCTCAACTGGACCGGCGCGAGCCAGACCATCGCCGCGTCGGCGACCGTGAAGGTGGCCGCCGACGGGGTCGTGGACCTCTACACGAGCAGCACCACCCACCTGATCGCCGACGTCCAGGGCTACTGGACCAGCGGCACCACCGGCTCCAAGTACACGGCCCTGACCCCGGCCCGCCTGCTGGACACCCGCTCCAAGGTCGGCATCTCCACCACCAGCAAGATCACCAACGCGGTGATCAGCCTCAAGGTCCGCGGTCATGGCGGCGTGCCGACCGGCGCCACCTCGGTGGTCCTCAACCTGACGGCCACCCAGACCGTCGGCGGGGGATACCTGGAGGCCTACCCCGAAGGCGCCACCCGCCCGACCGCGTCCAACGTCAACTGGTCGGCCACCGGCACCACCATCCCCAACCTGGTGATCGTGCCGATCGGCAGCGACGGCAACGTCAGCATCTACGTGCACGGCACCAGCCACGTGATCGCCGACGTCTCCGGCTACTTCTCCACCAGCGGCGCGACCTTCCAGACGGTCACCCCGCTGCGCCTGCTGGACACACGCCAGACGACGGCGCTGGGCTCCGGCAAGACGCTGGCCGTGCAGATCTCGGGCCGCGACGCCATCCCGTCCACCGGCGTCAAGGCCGTGGTCCTGACCGTCACCGTCACCGGCACCACCGGCAGCGGCTACCTCACCGCCTGGGCCGACGGCGGCAGCCGTCCGACGGCCTCCAACCTGAACTGGGCCCAGGGCAAGACGATCGCCAACCAGGTGATCGTGCCCGTCGGTTCGGACGGCAAGGTGGACTTCTACACGAACAGCACCACCAACGTGATCGCGGACGTGGCCGGCTACATCAGCTGA
- a CDS encoding AAA family ATPase: protein MTVNRTTAYATTSGIALPKQPAAPAVEARGAHPVVRDLRDRAGHSPHALLFGPEDLVVITGLPGSGKSTLMKRAVTGTRIDSQDTRDRWDGRLSRFLPYAVYRPLVRLAHYAGLRRALRSGGGVVVHDCGTQTWVRGWLAREARRRGGTLHLLLLDVTADTALEGQRERGRGVSRYAFLRHRGAAARLIRSVERGDLPPGCGSAVLIDRDAADVLRRIGFTG, encoded by the coding sequence ATGACGGTGAACAGGACCACCGCGTACGCGACGACCTCGGGCATCGCGCTGCCCAAGCAGCCCGCGGCCCCGGCCGTCGAGGCCCGCGGCGCCCACCCGGTCGTCCGTGACCTGCGCGACCGCGCCGGCCACAGCCCGCACGCCCTGCTCTTCGGTCCCGAGGACCTCGTCGTCATCACCGGCCTGCCCGGCAGCGGCAAGTCCACCCTGATGAAGCGGGCGGTCACGGGGACCCGGATCGACTCCCAGGACACCCGCGACCGCTGGGACGGCCGGCTGTCCCGCTTCCTGCCGTACGCCGTCTACCGCCCCCTGGTCCGGCTCGCGCACTACGCCGGACTGCGTCGCGCCCTGCGCTCCGGCGGGGGAGTGGTGGTGCACGACTGCGGCACCCAGACCTGGGTGCGCGGCTGGCTGGCCCGCGAGGCCCGGCGCCGCGGCGGCACCCTGCACCTGCTGCTCCTCGACGTCACGGCGGACACCGCGCTGGAAGGCCAGCGCGAGCGCGGCCGGGGCGTCTCGCGGTACGCGTTCCTGCGGCACCGGGGCGCGGCCGCCCGGCTGATCCGTTCCGTGGAGCGCGGCGACCTGCCCCCGGGCTGCGGCTCGGCGGTGCTGATCGACCGGGACGCGGCGGACGTACTACGGCGGATCGGCTTCACGGGCTGA
- a CDS encoding Imm1 family immunity protein, translating into MALKVLGETPLFLESQSEVRAYLDVVFAEGSRLKSSVELAFQVIWDVASDKVYASTPDNVLSIGINFSSEYAGILWYCEGTVSHRVSAEVGHDVANHAWVSLNPTAPDSDPKVLSDPGCPTFFDRVSALPLSSIRPVVEEYFRAGTGFRPTQVQWTKGHYTGELYVEEDEA; encoded by the coding sequence ATGGCGCTGAAGGTGTTGGGAGAAACACCACTTTTCCTGGAAAGTCAAAGCGAGGTGAGGGCGTATCTTGACGTAGTATTCGCTGAAGGCAGCCGACTCAAGTCGTCAGTGGAATTGGCTTTCCAGGTCATCTGGGACGTGGCCTCAGACAAGGTTTACGCATCAACTCCAGACAACGTGCTTTCGATCGGAATCAATTTTTCGTCGGAGTATGCGGGGATTCTCTGGTATTGCGAGGGAACGGTTTCCCATCGAGTATCCGCAGAGGTCGGTCACGATGTCGCGAACCACGCATGGGTGTCTCTGAACCCAACCGCTCCGGACTCGGATCCCAAGGTTCTCTCTGATCCGGGATGCCCTACCTTTTTCGACCGAGTCAGCGCGCTGCCTCTGTCCAGCATTCGGCCGGTGGTGGAAGAGTACTTTCGGGCGGGGACCGGCTTCAGGCCTACGCAAGTTCAGTGGACGAAAGGCCATTACACGGGGGAGCTGTACGTGGAAGAGGACGAAGCGTAG
- the gcvT gene encoding glycine cleavage system aminomethyltransferase GcvT, with protein MTSSAPRHTALDALHRSLGATMTDFAGWDMPLRYGSERDEHNAVRTKAGLFDLSHMGEITVTGPQAAGLLNYALVGNIASVGVGRARYTMICQEDGGILDDLIVYRLADTEYMVVANASNAQVVLDALTERAAGFDAEVRDDRDAYALIAVQGPESPGILASLTDADLDGLKYYAGLPGTVAGVPALIARTGYTGEDGFELFVAPSDAETLWQALTKAGEGVGLVPCGLSCRDTLRLEAGMPLYGHELSRELTPFDAGLGRVVKFDKEGDFVGRAALREAAENANHEPPVLVGLIAEGRRVPRAGYAVVAEGKVIGEVTSGAPSPTLGKPIAMAYVDAMYAAPGTTGVAVDIRGSHEPYEVVALPFYKRQK; from the coding sequence ATGACCAGTTCTGCGCCCCGGCACACCGCGCTCGACGCCCTGCACCGCTCCCTCGGTGCCACGATGACCGACTTCGCCGGCTGGGACATGCCCCTGCGCTACGGCTCCGAGCGCGACGAGCACAACGCGGTGCGCACGAAGGCCGGGCTGTTCGACCTCTCCCACATGGGCGAGATCACCGTGACCGGTCCCCAGGCCGCCGGGCTGCTGAACTACGCCCTCGTCGGCAACATCGCCTCGGTCGGCGTCGGCCGGGCCCGCTACACCATGATCTGCCAGGAGGACGGCGGCATCCTGGACGACCTGATCGTCTACCGCCTCGCCGACACCGAGTACATGGTCGTCGCCAACGCCTCCAACGCCCAGGTAGTCCTGGACGCGCTGACCGAGCGCGCGGCCGGCTTCGACGCCGAGGTGCGGGACGACCGGGACGCCTACGCGCTGATCGCCGTACAGGGACCGGAGTCCCCCGGGATCCTCGCGTCCCTGACCGACGCCGACCTGGACGGGCTCAAGTACTACGCCGGTCTGCCGGGCACGGTCGCCGGGGTGCCGGCGCTGATCGCGCGCACCGGGTACACCGGCGAGGACGGCTTCGAGCTGTTCGTGGCGCCTTCCGACGCGGAGACGCTGTGGCAGGCGCTGACCAAGGCGGGCGAGGGCGTCGGACTCGTCCCCTGCGGGCTGTCCTGCCGGGACACCCTGCGCCTGGAGGCGGGCATGCCGCTCTACGGGCACGAGCTGTCCCGCGAGCTGACCCCCTTCGACGCGGGCCTCGGACGGGTGGTGAAGTTCGACAAGGAGGGCGACTTCGTGGGCCGCGCGGCCCTGCGTGAGGCCGCGGAGAACGCGAACCACGAGCCGCCCGTCCTGGTCGGCCTGATCGCCGAGGGCCGTCGGGTCCCCCGCGCCGGGTACGCGGTCGTCGCCGAGGGCAAGGTGATCGGCGAGGTCACCTCCGGGGCGCCCTCCCCCACGCTGGGCAAGCCGATCGCGATGGCCTACGTCGACGCCATGTACGCCGCGCCGGGCACGACGGGTGTCGCGGTGGACATCCGGGGCAGCCACGAGCCGTACGAGGTCGTGGCGCTGCCGTTCTACAAGCGCCAGAAGTAG
- the araD gene encoding L-ribulose-5-phosphate 4-epimerase AraD yields the protein MTVHVRDGLRQEVLDANLTIPKVGLATLTWGNVSGVDREAGVFVIKPSGVPYDDLGLEHLVTVRLSDGEVVDGDLRPSTDTETHRCLYLAFPSIGGVTHTHSTHAVAFAQARRDIPVLGTTHADTFNGPIPVTPDLTAEQCAKDYEYNTGRVIVDLLEEDDQRAVEVPAALVANHGPFTWGSTARKSLEHAIICEAVADIALHTLSLGPTAPPPPHLLARHYTRKHGPDAYYGNP from the coding sequence ATGACCGTACACGTCCGCGACGGCCTCCGGCAGGAGGTCCTGGACGCCAACCTGACCATCCCGAAGGTCGGCCTGGCCACCCTGACCTGGGGCAACGTGAGCGGGGTCGACCGCGAGGCGGGCGTCTTCGTCATCAAGCCCTCGGGGGTGCCGTACGACGACCTGGGGCTGGAGCACCTGGTGACGGTACGGCTGTCCGACGGCGAGGTCGTCGACGGCGACCTGCGTCCCTCCACGGACACCGAGACCCACCGCTGCCTGTACCTGGCGTTCCCCTCGATCGGCGGGGTGACCCACACCCACTCGACCCACGCCGTCGCGTTCGCGCAGGCCCGCCGGGACATACCGGTGCTCGGCACCACCCACGCCGACACCTTCAACGGGCCGATCCCCGTCACCCCGGACCTGACCGCGGAGCAGTGCGCGAAGGACTACGAGTACAACACCGGGCGCGTCATCGTGGACCTGCTGGAGGAGGACGACCAGCGGGCGGTCGAGGTCCCGGCCGCGCTGGTCGCGAACCACGGCCCGTTCACCTGGGGTTCGACGGCCCGCAAGTCCCTGGAGCACGCGATCATCTGCGAGGCCGTCGCCGACATCGCCCTCCACACGCTCAGCCTCGGCCCGACCGCTCCACCGCCCCCGCACCTCCTCGCCCGCCACTACACCCGCAAACACGGACCCGACGCGTATTACGGCAACCCGTGA
- the glyA gene encoding serine hydroxymethyltransferase — MSALNTPLHELDPEIAAAVDAELDRQQSTLEMIASENFAPLAVMEAQGSVLTNKYAEGYPGRRYYGGCEHVDVAEQIAIDRLKELFGAEYANVQPHSGASANQAALFALAQPGDTILGLDLAHGGHLTHGMRLNFSGKQFNVVAYHVDPATGLVDMAELEKLAREHRPKVIIAGWSAYPRQLDFAEFRRIADEVGAYLWVDMAHFAGLVAAGLHPNPVEHADVVTSTTHKTLGGPRGGIILAKQAFAKKLNSSVFPGFQGGPLEHVIAAKAVSFKVAASEEFKERQRRTVDGARILADRLTADDAREAGVNVLSGGTDVHLILVDLRESELDGKQAEDRLHEVGITVNRNAVPNDPRPPMVTSGLRIGTPALATRGFTAEDFAEVADVIAAALKPSYDADALKARVKALAGKHPLYPGLNK, encoded by the coding sequence ATGTCCGCACTGAACACCCCCCTGCACGAGCTCGACCCGGAGATCGCCGCCGCGGTCGACGCCGAGCTGGACCGCCAGCAGTCCACCCTCGAGATGATCGCCTCGGAGAACTTCGCTCCGCTCGCGGTCATGGAGGCGCAGGGCTCGGTCCTCACCAACAAGTACGCCGAGGGTTACCCGGGCCGCCGCTACTACGGCGGCTGCGAGCACGTCGACGTGGCCGAGCAGATCGCGATCGACCGGCTCAAGGAGCTGTTCGGCGCCGAGTACGCCAACGTGCAGCCCCACTCCGGTGCCTCCGCGAACCAGGCCGCGCTGTTCGCGCTGGCCCAGCCCGGCGACACCATCCTGGGCCTGGACCTGGCGCACGGCGGTCACCTGACCCACGGGATGCGGCTGAACTTCTCCGGCAAGCAGTTCAACGTGGTCGCGTACCACGTGGACCCGGCCACCGGTCTGGTCGACATGGCCGAGCTGGAGAAGCTGGCGCGCGAGCACCGGCCGAAGGTGATCATCGCCGGGTGGTCGGCGTACCCGCGGCAGCTGGACTTCGCGGAGTTCCGCCGGATCGCCGACGAGGTCGGGGCGTACCTGTGGGTCGACATGGCGCACTTCGCCGGGCTGGTGGCGGCGGGGCTGCACCCGAACCCGGTCGAGCACGCGGACGTGGTCACCTCCACCACCCACAAGACGCTGGGCGGGCCCCGCGGCGGGATCATCCTCGCCAAGCAGGCCTTCGCGAAGAAGCTGAACTCGTCCGTCTTCCCGGGCTTCCAGGGCGGTCCCCTGGAGCATGTGATCGCGGCGAAGGCGGTGTCCTTCAAGGTCGCGGCCTCGGAGGAGTTCAAGGAGCGCCAGCGGCGTACGGTGGACGGTGCGCGCATCCTCGCCGACCGTCTGACGGCCGACGACGCCCGGGAGGCCGGGGTCAACGTGCTCTCCGGCGGCACCGACGTGCACCTCATCCTCGTCGACCTGCGCGAGTCCGAGCTGGACGGCAAGCAGGCCGAGGACCGTCTCCACGAGGTCGGCATCACGGTCAACCGCAACGCCGTCCCGAACGACCCGCGTCCGCCGATGGTCACGTCGGGCCTCCGGATCGGCACGCCCGCCCTGGCCACCCGCGGCTTCACGGCCGAGGACTTCGCCGAGGTCGCGGACGTGATCGCTGCGGCGCTGAAGCCGTCGTACGACGCAGACGCCCTGAAGGCCCGGGTCAAGGCCCTGGCCGGCAAGCACCCGCTGTACCCCGGCCTCAACAAGTAG